In a single window of the Desulfurella sp. genome:
- a CDS encoding ABC transporter permease, with product MKGLLKIALKLLANDRGKFFTLILGVTFAVFLMNQMTSMFAGIMRKSTSNVINIGAKMWVMDPSVENDRSSIPLPDYVLDYVRSIKGVAMAVPIYFGSGLVKLPDGTYQGANIIGLDDTTLFGRPPIIKGDLNKIYNSDAFIGVVDSDYRKIGSPGIGSVLSINDHRAVIVALAKPTSGGLFGTPTLYTTYTRATQDLPQTRYSMSYILLNPKSNADITYIQEQVKKLGYKALTQKEFEKTIENFYKYKTGMGTNIMIMTLISFIVGLSIAGQTFYAFVLENLEKFGALKAIGAKKYELMAMILFQASVTSFIGYGFGIMFSSLMIAFSKARIPNYAAIVTYQNMLIAFLMVVVIAGFSSYIGIRKVLKIEPFDVFRG from the coding sequence ATGAAAGGTCTTTTAAAAATCGCCCTTAAGCTTCTTGCAAACGATAGGGGCAAATTCTTTACGCTTATTTTAGGCGTTACATTCGCAGTGTTTCTAATGAACCAGATGACTTCTATGTTTGCTGGCATTATGAGAAAGTCCACATCAAATGTAATAAACATAGGCGCAAAAATGTGGGTTATGGATCCATCCGTAGAAAATGACAGAAGCTCAATCCCGTTACCAGATTATGTACTTGATTATGTAAGAAGTATAAAAGGTGTAGCTATGGCTGTGCCAATTTACTTTGGTTCTGGACTTGTAAAACTACCAGACGGCACCTACCAGGGCGCAAATATAATAGGTTTAGACGACACTACACTATTTGGCAGGCCTCCGATTATTAAAGGAGACCTAAACAAGATTTACAATTCCGATGCTTTTATAGGTGTTGTTGATTCTGATTACAGGAAAATTGGCTCACCGGGTATTGGTTCAGTGCTAAGTATAAACGATCACAGGGCAGTAATTGTTGCACTGGCAAAACCAACGAGTGGTGGATTATTTGGTACTCCCACTCTATATACAACATACACGCGTGCAACGCAGGATTTGCCGCAAACAAGGTATTCTATGTCATATATACTATTAAACCCAAAAAGTAATGCCGATATTACATACATACAAGAACAGGTTAAAAAACTGGGCTACAAAGCATTGACTCAAAAAGAATTTGAAAAAACAATAGAAAATTTCTATAAGTACAAAACAGGTATGGGTACAAATATAATGATTATGACACTAATCAGCTTTATTGTGGGCTTATCCATTGCAGGACAAACTTTTTATGCTTTTGTCCTTGAAAACTTAGAAAAGTTTGGTGCCCTAAAAGCAATAGGAGCAAAAAAGTACGAGCTTATGGCTATGATATTGTTTCAAGCCTCAGTTACAAGCTTTATAGGATACGGCTTTGGCATCATGTTTTCATCCCTTATGATTGCTTTCTCAAAAGCAAGGATACCAAACTATGCAGCAATTGTTACCTACCAGAATATGCTTATTGCTTTTTTGATGGTGGTGGTAATTGCGGGATTTTCAAGCTACATTGGCATTAGAAAGGTTTTAAAAATAGAGCCTTTTGATGTCTTTAGAGGATAA
- a CDS encoding TetR/AcrR family transcriptional regulator: MSTKEKILEKASELFAQYGYQETSIRRIAKEAKANSAMISYYFGSKKALYESVLSTNMDEFLESVSRIKAKDEKEFLKKFIKIHIGVLKKRGKYISYLMLKESATNFEQVKSLKDKYFDPLANIITKVFKTGIEKKIFKPYNEQIMLQLLIGINVMLALKNPQNNIEELSNIAFDVFMHGICA; encoded by the coding sequence ATGAGTACCAAAGAAAAAATTTTGGAAAAAGCCAGTGAATTGTTTGCACAATACGGCTATCAGGAAACTTCTATCAGGAGAATTGCAAAAGAAGCAAAAGCCAATAGCGCAATGATAAGCTACTACTTTGGTAGCAAAAAAGCTCTTTACGAAAGTGTGTTGTCTACCAATATGGACGAATTTTTAGAAAGTGTATCTAGAATTAAAGCTAAAGATGAAAAAGAATTTTTAAAAAAGTTTATTAAAATTCATATCGGTGTCTTAAAGAAAAGAGGTAAATATATTTCATACTTAATGTTGAAAGAAAGTGCAACAAATTTTGAACAAGTTAAATCTCTAAAAGATAAATATTTTGATCCACTAGCAAATATTATAACCAAGGTTTTTAAAACTGGAATCGAAAAAAAAATATTCAAACCTTACAATGAACAGATTATGCTTCAGCTACTTATAGGTATTAATGTTATGCTTGCTTTAAAAAACCCACAAAACAATATAGAAGAACTCTCAAACATTGCTTTTGATGTTTTTATGCATGGTATATGCGCTTGA
- the thpR gene encoding RNA 2',3'-cyclic phosphodiesterase — translation MRAFVAIELPQNIKDKLNLLIERLPKSSGIKFTKIENLHITVKFLGELLESNIEPITKFLENIALKYKKFDIRLDKSGIFKSLKDPRIFWVGQDNNIDFLNIASSLDALFTKENHVCHITLARLKATQISEVRGLIEIANNFLSQNTLNFSVEEFCLFESILKSPAPVYKQLK, via the coding sequence ATGAGAGCTTTTGTTGCAATAGAGTTACCACAAAATATTAAAGACAAATTAAATCTTTTAATAGAGCGCTTGCCAAAATCAAGCGGTATAAAATTTACAAAAATAGAAAACTTGCATATTACGGTTAAGTTTTTGGGAGAATTATTAGAAAGTAACATAGAACCAATTACAAAATTTTTAGAAAATATTGCTTTAAAATACAAAAAATTTGATATAAGACTTGATAAAAGCGGCATTTTTAAAAGCCTTAAAGATCCTAGAATCTTTTGGGTGGGCCAAGATAACAATATTGACTTCTTAAACATTGCTTCAAGTCTTGACGCCCTATTTACAAAAGAAAACCATGTTTGCCATATTACACTTGCAAGGCTAAAAGCTACGCAAATTTCTGAAGTAAGAGGGCTTATTGAAATTGCGAATAATTTTTTAAGCCAAAATACTTTGAACTTTAGCGTGGAAGAATTTTGCCTTTTTGAGAGTATATTAAAATCTCCAGCACCTGTTTATAAACAATTAAAAAA
- a CDS encoding phosphatidylglycerophosphatase A — protein MKFEDDIQKIADIIATVFGIGYTAYAPGTMGSLFGILIYMFLKETSFSIYALTVSCLFVIGTIASEIVESAYNIKDPSFIIIDEVVGMLVTLMFVGYSFWAVWLGFLFFRIIDISKVPPLNFLERISGGLGIMLDDLVGGFMAGILLYIIFR, from the coding sequence ATGAAGTTTGAAGATGATATACAAAAAATTGCAGATATAATAGCTACAGTGTTTGGGATTGGCTATACCGCGTATGCACCAGGCACTATGGGCTCTTTATTTGGCATTTTAATATATATGTTTTTAAAAGAAACTTCGTTTAGTATTTATGCATTAACAGTATCATGTTTATTTGTAATTGGTACAATTGCCAGCGAAATTGTAGAAAGTGCCTATAATATAAAAGATCCATCATTCATAATTATCGATGAAGTAGTAGGTATGCTTGTTACACTTATGTTTGTAGGTTATTCTTTTTGGGCTGTGTGGCTTGGATTTTTATTTTTTAGAATTATTGATATATCAAAAGTGCCCCCACTGAATTTTTTAGAACGCATAAGCGGAGGGCTTGGGATAATGCTTGATGATTTAGTGGGCGGATTTATGGCTGGCATTTTGCTATATATTATATTTAGATGA